DNA sequence from the Lysinibacillus sp. OF-1 genome:
AAATTATTTTTTTTCTTTAGGGCGTTTTGTTCCGTATTTAGAACGTGATTGTAAACGACCGTTTACACCAGCTGTATCAAGAGCTCCACGTACGATATGGTAACGAACACCCGCTAAGTCTTTTACGCGTCCGCCACGGATAAGAACAACACTGTGCTCTTGTAAGTTGTGGCCTTCACCTGGGATATAAGCTGTAACCTCAATTTGGTTAGTTAAA
Encoded proteins:
- the rpsL gene encoding 30S ribosomal protein S12 — protein: MPTINQLVRKPRQSKITKSKSPALNKGYNSFKKSLTDVKSPQKRGVCTRVGTMTPRKPNSALRKYARVRLTNQIEVTAYIPGEGHNLQEHSVVLIRGGRVKDLAGVRYHIVRGALDTAGVNGRLQSRSKYGTKRPKEKK